From one Lycium barbarum isolate Lr01 chromosome 6, ASM1917538v2, whole genome shotgun sequence genomic stretch:
- the LOC132644869 gene encoding CSC1-like protein At3g54510 isoform X1 translates to MKLESLVVSAAINIGLALVILSLFALLKKQPFYAPIYYARRLSLGHRNVPNSDRQPFNLRRLLPEVEWICRAVRVTEEEILENCGLDVLVFVRLFKFGIRFFLVCSIVGLLVLLPLNYTGSTGPNISSHSLDAFTISNISSGSDRLWVHFSILCFVSCYGMYLLYKEYSNIFCKRIQQICNRRGEPDQFTILVREIPLCNEHKTRGCNIDHFFSKHHPYSYQSSQILYDGKHLDNLLCQARSLTKKIEDLRHLSSTKKHSRKSSASDAWKYDAKIEQLEDMLQTLGREIRRIQCRMTIEQKELPVAFVTFSSRWGAVLAAQSQQHTNPLLWITQAAPEPRDVIWQNLAIQYRHLPLYKIVIVVAASLLTIFFVLPVTAVQGIAKYDRLKKWFPPAMAVDLIPGLRSIVTGYLPSAILNGFIYIVPFAMIGLARLAGYISRSKKDINACNMVFYFLVGNVFFLSLLSGSLLDQIGESFFHPKDIPNRLASAVSAQADFFVTYILTNGLAGFSLEMLQPGLLLWDTLKTYTWDRGKKKSPYVYSLPYYRIIPFVGLVMLIGIVYAVVSPLLLPFIVGYFLLGYAVFINQIEDVYITTYETCGLYWPYIHHYIIVAIILMQVTMIGLFGLKAKPSASFSVIPLLVITILFNEYCKIRFLPTFKQVSVQDAKNNDELDKKDGLMEENVRKALDAYSPPCLRPLDLGLEGTSSIKPFLSPA, encoded by the exons atgaagttagaGAGTTTAGTGGTATCAGCAGCCATTAACATTGGCTTAGCTTTGGTGATTCTATCTCTTTTCGCCTTACTGAAAAAACAGCCTTTTTATGCTCCTATTTATTATGCTCGCCGCCTCTCGCTAGGCCACCGTAACGTGCCTAATTCGGACAGGCAGCCTTTTAATTTGAGACGGTTGCTACCGGAGGTGGAGTGGATTTGTCGTGCGGTTCGAGTTACCGAGGAGGAGATTCTTGAGAATTGTGGCCTTGATGTCCTCGTCTTTGTTAGACTCTTCAAATTTGG GATCAGATTCTTTCTTGTTTGCTCTATTGTTGGACTTCTGGTACTTCTACCGCTAAATTATACTGGGAGTACTGGACCAAATATAAGCTCTCATTCCTTGGATGCTTTCACAATATCTAATATCAGCAGCGGCTCTGACAG GCTCTGGGTGCATTTTTCTATCTTGTGCTTTGTCTCGTGTTATGGAATGTACCTACTTTACAAG GAGTACAGTAACATCTTTTGCAAAAGGATTCAGCAGATATGCAATAGAAGGGGTGAACCTGATCAATTCACCATTCTGGTTCGAGAAATTCCACTTTGCAATGAGCACAAAACTCGTGGATGCAACATAGACCACTTCTTTTCCAAACATCATCCTTACTCATATCAGTCTTCTCAAATTTTATATGATGGGAAGCATCTGGATAATCTACTA TGCCAGGCAAGGTCTCTCACCAAAAAGATTGAGGACCTGAGGCATCTTTCTTCTACTAAGAAACATAGTAGAAAATCATCTGCATCTGATGCGTGGAAATATGATGCTAAAATAGAGCAGCTGGAGGACATGCTTCAAACCCTTGGTCGTGAAATAAGGCGTATACAGTGCAGAATGACGATTGAGCAGAAG GAATTGCCTGTGGCTTTTGTTACATTTAGTTCACGATGGGGCGCTGTTCTAGCTGCCCAATCTCAACAGCACACAAATCCACTCCTCTGGATCACTCAAGCGGCTCCAGAACCGAGAGATGTGATCTGGCAAAATTTGGCAATTCAATATCGTCATTTGCCACTGTACAAGATAGTGATAGTTGTTGCAGCATCACTTCTTACCATCTTCTTTGTGTTACCAGTGACAGCTGTTCAGGGAATTGCCAAATATGATCGACTGAAGAAATGGTTTCCCCCTGCCATGGCTGTGGACTTGAT ACCGGGGTTAAGGTCCATTGTCACTGGATATCTTCCTAGTGCCATTCTTAATGGTTTCATATACATTGTTCCGTTTGCCATGATTGGCCTAGCAAGATTAGCCGGTTATATCTCGCGGAGTAAGAAGGATATAAACGCATGCAACATGGTGTTCTACTTCCTGGTAGGGAATGTGTTCTTTTTAAGCTTGTTGTCAGGATCTTTACTGGATCAAATCGGTGAATCTTTCTTTCATCCCAAGGATATTCCCAACCGTCTTGCTAGTGCTGTCTCTGCTCAG GCAGATTTCTTCGTTACGTACATCTTGACAAATGGGCTGGCAGGATTCTCTTTGGAGATGCTTCAGCCAGGATTACTCCTATGGGATACTCTAAAAACTTACACTTGGGACCGTGGAAAGAAGAAATCTCCTTATGTTTATTCATTACCTTATTATAGAATAATCCCTTTTGTTGGTCTCGTCATGCTGATTGGGATTGTTTACGCGGTGGTCTCACCTTTGCTTCTTCCATTTATAGTAGGCTACTTCCTGCTTGGATATGCGGTGTTCATCAACCAG ATTGAAGATGTGTATATAACTACATACGAGACATGTGGTCTTTATTGGCCATACATTCATCACTACATTATAGTTGCAATCATACTTATGCAAGTCACAATGATCGGTCTTTTTGGACTGAAAGCCAAGCCTTCAGCTTCCTTCTCCGTTATCCCTCTCCTGGTCATCACTATTCTGTTTAACGAATATTGCAAGATTCGGTTTCTTCCGACTTTCAAGCAAGTCTCAGTTCAG
- the LOC132644869 gene encoding CSC1-like protein At3g54510 isoform X2, producing MGRLWVHFSILCFVSCYGMYLLYKEYSNIFCKRIQQICNRRGEPDQFTILVREIPLCNEHKTRGCNIDHFFSKHHPYSYQSSQILYDGKHLDNLLCQARSLTKKIEDLRHLSSTKKHSRKSSASDAWKYDAKIEQLEDMLQTLGREIRRIQCRMTIEQKELPVAFVTFSSRWGAVLAAQSQQHTNPLLWITQAAPEPRDVIWQNLAIQYRHLPLYKIVIVVAASLLTIFFVLPVTAVQGIAKYDRLKKWFPPAMAVDLIPGLRSIVTGYLPSAILNGFIYIVPFAMIGLARLAGYISRSKKDINACNMVFYFLVGNVFFLSLLSGSLLDQIGESFFHPKDIPNRLASAVSAQADFFVTYILTNGLAGFSLEMLQPGLLLWDTLKTYTWDRGKKKSPYVYSLPYYRIIPFVGLVMLIGIVYAVVSPLLLPFIVGYFLLGYAVFINQIEDVYITTYETCGLYWPYIHHYIIVAIILMQVTMIGLFGLKAKPSASFSVIPLLVITILFNEYCKIRFLPTFKQVSVQDAKNNDELDKKDGLMEENVRKALDAYSPPCLRPLDLGLEGTSSIKPFLSPA from the exons ATGGGCAG GCTCTGGGTGCATTTTTCTATCTTGTGCTTTGTCTCGTGTTATGGAATGTACCTACTTTACAAG GAGTACAGTAACATCTTTTGCAAAAGGATTCAGCAGATATGCAATAGAAGGGGTGAACCTGATCAATTCACCATTCTGGTTCGAGAAATTCCACTTTGCAATGAGCACAAAACTCGTGGATGCAACATAGACCACTTCTTTTCCAAACATCATCCTTACTCATATCAGTCTTCTCAAATTTTATATGATGGGAAGCATCTGGATAATCTACTA TGCCAGGCAAGGTCTCTCACCAAAAAGATTGAGGACCTGAGGCATCTTTCTTCTACTAAGAAACATAGTAGAAAATCATCTGCATCTGATGCGTGGAAATATGATGCTAAAATAGAGCAGCTGGAGGACATGCTTCAAACCCTTGGTCGTGAAATAAGGCGTATACAGTGCAGAATGACGATTGAGCAGAAG GAATTGCCTGTGGCTTTTGTTACATTTAGTTCACGATGGGGCGCTGTTCTAGCTGCCCAATCTCAACAGCACACAAATCCACTCCTCTGGATCACTCAAGCGGCTCCAGAACCGAGAGATGTGATCTGGCAAAATTTGGCAATTCAATATCGTCATTTGCCACTGTACAAGATAGTGATAGTTGTTGCAGCATCACTTCTTACCATCTTCTTTGTGTTACCAGTGACAGCTGTTCAGGGAATTGCCAAATATGATCGACTGAAGAAATGGTTTCCCCCTGCCATGGCTGTGGACTTGAT ACCGGGGTTAAGGTCCATTGTCACTGGATATCTTCCTAGTGCCATTCTTAATGGTTTCATATACATTGTTCCGTTTGCCATGATTGGCCTAGCAAGATTAGCCGGTTATATCTCGCGGAGTAAGAAGGATATAAACGCATGCAACATGGTGTTCTACTTCCTGGTAGGGAATGTGTTCTTTTTAAGCTTGTTGTCAGGATCTTTACTGGATCAAATCGGTGAATCTTTCTTTCATCCCAAGGATATTCCCAACCGTCTTGCTAGTGCTGTCTCTGCTCAG GCAGATTTCTTCGTTACGTACATCTTGACAAATGGGCTGGCAGGATTCTCTTTGGAGATGCTTCAGCCAGGATTACTCCTATGGGATACTCTAAAAACTTACACTTGGGACCGTGGAAAGAAGAAATCTCCTTATGTTTATTCATTACCTTATTATAGAATAATCCCTTTTGTTGGTCTCGTCATGCTGATTGGGATTGTTTACGCGGTGGTCTCACCTTTGCTTCTTCCATTTATAGTAGGCTACTTCCTGCTTGGATATGCGGTGTTCATCAACCAG ATTGAAGATGTGTATATAACTACATACGAGACATGTGGTCTTTATTGGCCATACATTCATCACTACATTATAGTTGCAATCATACTTATGCAAGTCACAATGATCGGTCTTTTTGGACTGAAAGCCAAGCCTTCAGCTTCCTTCTCCGTTATCCCTCTCCTGGTCATCACTATTCTGTTTAACGAATATTGCAAGATTCGGTTTCTTCCGACTTTCAAGCAAGTCTCAGTTCAG